A section of the Rattus norvegicus strain BN/NHsdMcwi chromosome 15, GRCr8, whole genome shotgun sequence genome encodes:
- the Dhrs4 gene encoding dehydrogenase/reductase SDR family member 4 isoform X1: MQKAGLLLRGWTRAWKSVRMASSGLTRQNPLANKVALVTASTDGIGLAIARRLAEDGAHVVISSRKQQNVDRAVATLQGEGLSVTGVVCHVGKAEDREKLVNMALKLHQGIDILVSNAAVNPFFGNLMDVTEEVWNKVLSINVTASAMMIKAVVPAMEKRGGGSVVIVSSVAGFVLFPSLGPYNVSKTALLGLTKNFAAELAPKNIRVNCLAPGLIKTHFSSVLWKEKAREEMIKETMQIRRLGKPEDCVGIVSFLCSEDASYINGETVVVGGGTPSRL, encoded by the exons ATGCAGAAAGCGGGACTGCTGTTAAGAGGCTGGACTCGAGCGTGGAAGTCGGTGAGGATGGCCAGTTCCGGGCTGACTCGCCAGAACCCACTCGCGAATAAGGTGGCCCTGGTCACAGCCTCCACCGACGG GATTGGCCTTGCCATCGCCCGGCGTCTGGCTGAGGACGGGGCCCACGTGGTCATCAGCAGCCGCAAACAGCAGAATGTGGACCGTGCAGTGGCCACACTCCAGGGAGAGGGACTGAGTGTTACTGGCGTCGTGTGCCATGTGGGGAAGGCAGAGGATCGAGAAAAGCTGGTAAACATG GCTCTGAAGCTTCACCAAGGGATTGATATCCTGGTCTCCAATGCTGCTGTCAACCCTTTCTTTGGAAATCTAATGGACGTCACAGAGGAGGTGTGGAACAAG GTTTTGAGCATTAATGTGACAGCTTCAGCAATGATGATTAAGGCGGTGGTGCCAGCGATGGAAAAACGAGG agGCGGCTCGGTGGTGATTGTGAGTTCCGTAGCAGGCTTCGTTCTATTCCCT TCTCTGGGCCCTTACAATGTTAGCAAAACAGCTTTGCTGGGTCTCACTAAGAACTTTGCCGCAGAGTTGGCCCCAAAGAACATTCGAGTGAACTGCTTGGCACCTGGACTCATCAAGACTCACTTCAGCAGTGTG ttgtggaaggagaaagcaagagaagaaatgataaaagaaaCCATGCAAATTAGAAG GCTAGGCAAGCCAGAGGATTGTGTCGGTATAGTTTCCTTCTTGTGCTCTGAAGATGCCAGTTACATCAATGGCGAGACAGTAGTGGTTGGGGGAGGAACCCCTTCTCGCCTCTGA
- the Dhrs4 gene encoding dehydrogenase/reductase SDR family member 4 isoform X2, producing MQKAGLLLRGWTRAWKSVRMASSGLTRQNPLANKVALVTASTDGIGLAIARRLAEDGAHVVISSRKQQNVDRAVATLQGEGLSVTGVVCHVGKAEDREKLVNMALKLHQGIDILVSNAAVNPFFGNLMDVTEEVWNKVLSINVTASAMMIKAVVPAMEKRGGGSVVIVSSVAGFVLFPSLGPYNVSKTALLGLTKNFAAELAPKNIRVNCLAPGLIKTHFSSVWMRTEET from the exons ATGCAGAAAGCGGGACTGCTGTTAAGAGGCTGGACTCGAGCGTGGAAGTCGGTGAGGATGGCCAGTTCCGGGCTGACTCGCCAGAACCCACTCGCGAATAAGGTGGCCCTGGTCACAGCCTCCACCGACGG GATTGGCCTTGCCATCGCCCGGCGTCTGGCTGAGGACGGGGCCCACGTGGTCATCAGCAGCCGCAAACAGCAGAATGTGGACCGTGCAGTGGCCACACTCCAGGGAGAGGGACTGAGTGTTACTGGCGTCGTGTGCCATGTGGGGAAGGCAGAGGATCGAGAAAAGCTGGTAAACATG GCTCTGAAGCTTCACCAAGGGATTGATATCCTGGTCTCCAATGCTGCTGTCAACCCTTTCTTTGGAAATCTAATGGACGTCACAGAGGAGGTGTGGAACAAG GTTTTGAGCATTAATGTGACAGCTTCAGCAATGATGATTAAGGCGGTGGTGCCAGCGATGGAAAAACGAGG agGCGGCTCGGTGGTGATTGTGAGTTCCGTAGCAGGCTTCGTTCTATTCCCT TCTCTGGGCCCTTACAATGTTAGCAAAACAGCTTTGCTGGGTCTCACTAAGAACTTTGCCGCAGAGTTGGCCCCAAAGAACATTCGAGTGAACTGCTTGGCACCTGGACTCATCAAGACTCACTTCAGCAGTGTG TGGATGAGAACTGAAGAGACCTGA